The DNA segment TAGATATGTTAAAGAAAAATGAATTCTCAAATGTATCAATTGTTACAAAGAAATAAAGGTTTTAAAAAATGAAACGATATTTAAACTCTTTTTTTATAACTAGTTTCTTATATTCAATGGTTGGAGCGATTTTTTTATATGCAATGAGTGAAATAAAAATTGAGCCTAAAAAAGAAGAAATTATTACAAAAATATCTTTAAATAGTGTAGCTGTACAAAAAATAGAAAAGAAAATAGTTGAACCTATTATCGAACAAAAACCTGAGCCTGTTATTGAAAAAATTGTTGAAAAACCCGCTCCAAAAGTTATAGAAAAGACAAAAAAAGTTGAAAAAGTAGTTAAAAAAGAGAAACCTATAGAAAAGATTGTTGAAAAACCAGTAGAAAAAGTTGCTGAAAAAACTGAAAAAAGTATTGAAGAAAATCCAGTTGTTACACAAACAACTCCAAATACAAATCCAGTTATTGAATCAATAAGTAAAGCACAAATTGATAGTATTGAAGATGCTTATTTATCTAAAGTAAAAGCAAAAATAGAGAAAAACAAGGTTTATCCAAAAATTGCAAAAAGATTAAATCAAACTGGAAAAGTTGTAGTATCTTTTGATATTTTAAAAGATGGGAAAGTTATAAATATAAGAATTATACAAAATTCAAAGTTTGAAAAACTAGATGAAGCCAGTATCGAATTACTTACAAAAATTGGCTTCTTTGAAGCAATCCCAAATGAACTAAATAAAACTGTTTGGAATATTCAAATCCCTATTAATTATCAAATAAACTAAGAGTTTTCTCTTAGTTTACTAAATCTTTTATAAATTGTACAGCCATTCTAACACCTGTTCCACTTGCTCCATAAGGATTATATCCCCAAGCTTTTTCAACAAATGCAGGTCCCGCTATATCAAAATGTACCCATTTATTTTTATTTTCTTCATAGATAAAATTATCTAAAAACATACCTGCAGTTATAGCTCCACCATATCTTGTATTTGAGATATTACAAACATCTGCTATTTCAGATTTAATACATTTTTTTAGATATCTATTAAAATCTAGTTTCGTAGCATATTCTCCAGAATTTTGACAAGAAACCAAAGCTTTATGTTTAAGCTCTTCACAATTTCCCATAATTCCCGTTGTATATTCTCCAAGTCCAACAACACAAGCACCTGTCAATGTTGCAAAATCTAAAATATAATTAAAATCTTTTATCTCATCTTGAGCATAACATAAACAATCCGCAAGAACTAATCTTCCTTCTGCATCTGTATTTCTTACTTCAATAGTTTTCCCATTTTTTGCTCTTAAAATATCATCTGGTTTATAAGCATTTCCACCTATCATATTTTCAACAGCACCTACAATTGCATGAACTTCTATAGGAAGTTTAAGTGCAGCAATAGTTTTAATAGTATTTAAAACAGCGACTCCACCTGATTTATCAGCTTTCATAGTAATCATAAAATCAGCTGGCTTTAAAGATAATCCTCCACTATCATAAGTAAGACCTTTACCAACTAAAACCACTTTTGTTTTTGCTTTTTTCGGTTTATATTTCAAATGAATTAACTGTGATTCATGAACTGAAGCTCTTCCAACACTATGCATAGACATCATTTTTTGTTTTTCAAGATACTTTTCACCAAAAACTTCACACTCTAAATCAAACTCTTTCGCAATATTTTGTGCTGCTTCTGCAAAACTTTTTGGAGTAAAATCAGCTGGTGCTGTATTTACCATATCTCTAGCACAATTTACAGAACTTGCTATAATTTTTGATTCTTCTAAAACATCTGATAATTTAGAACTTTTTTTCTCTACAACGAAATTTAATTCTAAATCATTTTTATTTTTTTCACTTTTGTAATTTTCAAACTTATAAGCTCCTAAAATAGCACCTTCTACTAAAGCTTTGAAGTTATCTTCTAAAAAATTATTTAAAACTAATTTTACAGTTTTAAATTTAGTTGAAGTTGCTTTTTTAATAGCTGTTGCTATTGCAATTGCTATTGAATCATAGTTAAACTCTTCAAAAGCTGAATAAATTTTTTTAGATTCTGGTAAAAAAATAGAAGATTCATCTTTTATTTTAAAATCTAAACTCTCTAATAAATCTTTATTTTCTCCTAAATCCTCAATTTTATTTACTAAAATTATTTCTAAATCAAAATCTTTTGATTTAAATTTCTCTACTATTTTAATTTTCATCTAACATCCTTCTTTCCATTTTTTTTGTAGCTTTATTGAAATAATAAATAATTCCACCACCAAATGTAGCAGCAATAGGTATTGCTAAATACCAGTGTTCTTTTGCCCAATGAAGAACTACCATAATTTCATTTCCAAAATACCATACAGGAACTATTGTAATCGCTGCCCATGCCCATGCTGATATTAAGTTTATAAGTGCAAATTTTCTAGCATCGTATCTTGTAATACCAATTGACATTGGAATAATTGTTCTCATTCCATACATATATCTTTGAGCAAAAATTATTGGCCATCCATGTTTTTTAAGTAATAAATGGGCAAATGCAAACTTTCTTCTTTGACTAATTAATTTTTTTAAAACAGCTTTTTTATTAAATCTTCCAATATAAAAATATACTTGATCTCCAGCAAAACCACCAAGACCCGCTACAAAAATTGCTATGTATAAATTCATATCACCTGTATGAGCTAATAATCCTGCCATTACAAGACCAGCTTCACCTTCTAGCATTCCCCAAACGAAAAGTATTATGTATCCATATTTTCTTAATAAATATGCAAATTTTTCATCAAGTCCTTCAACAGGAGCATTGTATAAATTATAAGCAAGAAAAGAGATAAATAATATTAATCCCAACGCAAAAATTTTTCCAGAATATGGTTGAATTTTTCTAAAAAGTTCCCTCATTGTAATATCCTAACTAATCAAATTT comes from the Aliarcobacter cibarius genome and includes:
- a CDS encoding DedA family protein yields the protein MRELFRKIQPYSGKIFALGLILFISFLAYNLYNAPVEGLDEKFAYLLRKYGYIILFVWGMLEGEAGLVMAGLLAHTGDMNLYIAIFVAGLGGFAGDQVYFYIGRFNKKAVLKKLISQRRKFAFAHLLLKKHGWPIIFAQRYMYGMRTIIPMSIGITRYDARKFALINLISAWAWAAITIVPVWYFGNEIMVVLHWAKEHWYLAIPIAATFGGGIIYYFNKATKKMERRMLDEN
- a CDS encoding energy transducer TonB, with the protein product MKRYLNSFFITSFLYSMVGAIFLYAMSEIKIEPKKEEIITKISLNSVAVQKIEKKIVEPIIEQKPEPVIEKIVEKPAPKVIEKTKKVEKVVKKEKPIEKIVEKPVEKVAEKTEKSIEENPVVTQTTPNTNPVIESISKAQIDSIEDAYLSKVKAKIEKNKVYPKIAKRLNQTGKVVVSFDILKDGKVINIRIIQNSKFEKLDEASIELLTKIGFFEAIPNELNKTVWNIQIPINYQIN
- a CDS encoding leucyl aminopeptidase → MKIKIVEKFKSKDFDLEIILVNKIEDLGENKDLLESLDFKIKDESSIFLPESKKIYSAFEEFNYDSIAIAIATAIKKATSTKFKTVKLVLNNFLEDNFKALVEGAILGAYKFENYKSEKNKNDLELNFVVEKKSSKLSDVLEESKIIASSVNCARDMVNTAPADFTPKSFAEAAQNIAKEFDLECEVFGEKYLEKQKMMSMHSVGRASVHESQLIHLKYKPKKAKTKVVLVGKGLTYDSGGLSLKPADFMITMKADKSGGVAVLNTIKTIAALKLPIEVHAIVGAVENMIGGNAYKPDDILRAKNGKTIEVRNTDAEGRLVLADCLCYAQDEIKDFNYILDFATLTGACVVGLGEYTTGIMGNCEELKHKALVSCQNSGEYATKLDFNRYLKKCIKSEIADVCNISNTRYGGAITAGMFLDNFIYEENKNKWVHFDIAGPAFVEKAWGYNPYGASGTGVRMAVQFIKDLVN